In Vibrio echinoideorum, the following proteins share a genomic window:
- a CDS encoding DUF2955 domain-containing protein codes for MFSFDSTNKRNQALRVALTVTICMLIGQLFNFDSPVYFALYPTIVMTKGKDYSWVGLFRMFIPTLAAASAALAVSEIFSEHPFIIWTTSLLFFDWMRRRADTPAKLGQMLMPTFNWILIVVFAEHTNMDMPMRIHEIFLAMVITAVVAKGMVALFPVKRTSKPIMPTPVPVSMQSRLISLILIGTGVGFLMIVDIISATFCMVPVIAAATQTTRHGFASVVDRRFQTQVGGCAIAIVFTIIMAGHQSTIGYYALGLAGLALFISASMAKAHGAAIDIHADALLATMLPIQLYMTNINPGIENMFLRAWELTVTLAILYGLYHLIAKAWNSETTS; via the coding sequence ATGTTCAGTTTTGATTCTACCAACAAACGTAATCAAGCACTGAGAGTTGCACTTACTGTTACCATCTGCATGCTAATTGGCCAACTATTTAACTTTGATTCGCCCGTGTATTTTGCTCTCTACCCAACCATTGTTATGACCAAAGGGAAAGACTACTCTTGGGTAGGATTATTTAGAATGTTTATACCAACACTCGCAGCCGCATCTGCCGCGCTTGCTGTATCAGAAATATTCTCAGAACACCCTTTTATCATCTGGACTACTAGCCTTTTGTTTTTTGATTGGATGCGGCGTAGAGCCGATACGCCAGCTAAATTAGGTCAAATGTTAATGCCCACATTTAACTGGATTTTGATCGTTGTATTTGCAGAACATACCAATATGGATATGCCAATGCGAATTCATGAGATTTTTCTGGCAATGGTGATTACGGCTGTGGTTGCAAAAGGAATGGTCGCATTGTTTCCAGTAAAACGAACCAGTAAGCCAATCATGCCTACACCCGTTCCTGTAAGCATGCAAAGCCGCCTTATCTCATTAATTCTAATCGGTACAGGCGTTGGCTTTTTGATGATTGTTGACATAATTTCCGCGACTTTTTGTATGGTGCCCGTAATTGCAGCTGCAACACAAACAACTCGTCATGGTTTTGCTTCCGTTGTAGACCGTCGCTTTCAAACACAAGTCGGAGGCTGTGCTATTGCCATCGTTTTTACCATCATAATGGCTGGGCATCAATCTACAATCGGATATTATGCGTTAGGATTAGCCGGATTAGCTCTATTTATCAGCGCCTCAATGGCAAAAGCTCATGGTGCTGCCATAGACATTCATGCTGACGCGTTATTAGCAACGATGTTACCAATTCAACTTTATATGACTAACATTAATCCTGGTATTGAGAATATGTTTTTGCGAGCTTGGGAGCTTACTGTAACATTGGCCATACTGTATGGGCTATATCACCTCATTGCAAAAGCTTGGAATAGTGAAACAACAAGCTAG
- a CDS encoding DUF3500 domain-containing protein, which yields MMKLNPIKHSLLVAALLNTTYASTVLAHADHIHEEALPTSVSSSNQMTTEANKLLNTFSDSQISAILYKFTDSSNRTYWTNAPVDSQARNGLPIGRLSVEQRHQLHQLLISSTSSQGYYKIWAAIQGDNELKKEGENRELLSEKFFNKNQSLGANNYWVSFYGDPRNESKWGYMLTGHHLAANFTVVDGKATFVPMFYGSDPAVISDGAEAGYQFLPQERRRGYELLNNLDSEQKSIAIINDSVPFTKYGAKDFFGPGSKDSEIQKRGIRGDQLNNQQKELLWILIEEYVHNADHDVADGQLDKIRNDGWENIYFMWMGPSDGSEQVFFRVNSPSILIDFVDQRTGFDWNTHPHTIVRDPSNDYGEDWLQTHISEHHTKGIRPEKQ from the coding sequence ATGATGAAGTTAAATCCTATCAAGCATTCCCTATTAGTAGCTGCGTTGCTAAATACCACCTACGCTTCCACTGTCTTAGCACATGCTGACCATATTCATGAAGAAGCTCTCCCTACAAGTGTAAGCAGCTCAAACCAAATGACAACAGAAGCTAATAAATTACTCAATACTTTCAGTGACAGTCAAATAAGCGCCATACTATATAAATTTACTGACAGTAGTAACCGGACTTATTGGACAAATGCACCAGTAGACTCGCAAGCGAGGAACGGACTTCCTATCGGTAGGCTCTCTGTAGAACAACGCCATCAATTACACCAACTATTGATATCATCAACGAGCTCTCAAGGTTATTACAAAATTTGGGCAGCTATTCAAGGTGATAATGAACTAAAGAAAGAAGGAGAGAATAGAGAACTGCTCTCTGAAAAATTTTTCAATAAAAATCAGAGTCTAGGAGCAAACAACTATTGGGTTTCCTTTTATGGAGACCCTAGAAACGAAAGTAAATGGGGTTATATGCTCACCGGTCACCATTTAGCTGCAAACTTTACGGTAGTAGATGGTAAAGCAACCTTCGTTCCCATGTTTTATGGTTCAGATCCCGCAGTAATCAGTGACGGAGCTGAGGCGGGTTATCAATTTTTGCCACAAGAACGACGTAGAGGATATGAGCTGTTAAATAATCTAGATTCAGAACAAAAATCTATTGCTATTATTAACGACTCTGTACCGTTCACTAAATATGGTGCGAAAGACTTTTTTGGTCCAGGAAGTAAAGATAGTGAAATTCAAAAAAGGGGGATAAGAGGTGATCAGCTAAACAATCAGCAGAAAGAGCTTCTTTGGATTCTTATAGAAGAATATGTGCACAATGCAGATCATGATGTCGCAGACGGTCAATTAGATAAAATTAGAAATGACGGATGGGAAAACATCTACTTCATGTGGATGGGACCTAGCGACGGAAGCGAACAAGTATTTTTTAGAGTTAATAGCCCCAGCATACTTATTGATTTCGTTGATCAACGAACAGGGTTCGACTGGAACACACATCCGCATACAATTGTTCGCGATCCATCAAATGATTACGGTGAAGACTGGTTACAAACTCATATTAGTGAACACCACACAAAAGGGATTCGACCAGAAAAACAATAA
- the ylqF gene encoding ribosome biogenesis GTPase YlqF, giving the protein MVNSSIQWFPGHMHKARKEIEEVIPQVDVIIEVLDARIPFSSENPMISSLRGDKPCVKVLNKRDLADPELTQLWIDHFEKEQGVKAIAITTSVKEEVNHVMELVRKLAPHREQMGKNIRTMIMGIPNVGKSTIINCLAGRTIAVTGNQPAVTRRQQRINLQNGVILSDTPGILWPKVENPHSGFRLAATGAVKDTAMEYDEVAFYTVEYLAKQYPNLLKERYQIEELPESDIELMEAIGRKRGALRAGGHIDIHKCSEILLHELRSGTLGKVTLELPEMITKELVEVEEAAALKAEQQIKKKEERRKRYLKNKR; this is encoded by the coding sequence ATGGTTAACAGTAGCATTCAATGGTTTCCGGGTCACATGCATAAAGCCCGTAAAGAAATCGAAGAAGTTATCCCACAAGTTGATGTGATCATCGAAGTACTGGACGCTCGTATTCCGTTTAGTAGCGAAAACCCAATGATCTCCTCACTGCGCGGCGATAAGCCTTGTGTAAAAGTGTTGAACAAACGCGACCTTGCCGATCCGGAATTAACTCAACTTTGGATTGATCATTTCGAGAAAGAGCAAGGCGTTAAAGCGATTGCTATTACCACCAGCGTAAAAGAAGAAGTTAACCATGTCATGGAACTAGTTCGTAAACTAGCACCGCACCGTGAACAAATGGGTAAGAACATTCGAACGATGATTATGGGTATCCCGAACGTGGGTAAATCGACCATCATCAACTGTTTGGCTGGACGTACGATTGCGGTAACGGGTAACCAACCTGCTGTAACTCGTCGTCAACAACGCATCAACCTTCAGAATGGCGTAATCCTTTCTGATACTCCTGGAATTCTTTGGCCTAAAGTGGAAAACCCACACAGTGGCTTCCGATTAGCTGCTACTGGCGCTGTTAAAGATACAGCAATGGAATACGATGAAGTGGCCTTCTACACGGTGGAGTACCTAGCGAAACAGTACCCGAACCTACTTAAAGAACGTTACCAAATTGAAGAACTACCAGAGTCTGACATCGAATTGATGGAAGCTATTGGTCGTAAGCGTGGAGCACTTCGAGCCGGTGGTCATATAGACATTCACAAATGTTCTGAAATCCTTCTTCACGAACTTCGCAGCGGTACTTTAGGTAAAGTAACGCTAGAGCTACCAGAGATGATTACTAAAGAGTTAGTCGAAGTTGAAGAAGCGGCTGCGCTAAAAGCCGAGCAACAAATAAAGAAAAAAGAAGAACGCCGTAAGCGTTACTTAAAGAACAAGCGTTAA
- a CDS encoding GGDEF domain-containing protein, producing MPYVKSIYIPITIFFAFIVTDLIHFGAECIMPALLRAIIVIAMWFSASYCIKYRPSSLQRLEAAFLIISALFLVYVGRFAIELGDFDYQGGIILVMIYVGTFSRMSARYSITALTFIFLSYIIGLSPSLYAAEPNHEIETISVYISAYILIAAACLRRDFEVHKRFTQSEQLRKQAIQLRKQSNEYEALSYKDALTGCYNRLYLHQVIEPNIDRQLSMTTIMIDVDHFKSINDTYGHQTGDFVIKDLAEAIQGTLPKHSTCFRYGGEEFLIIIQGENKANILTLGEHLLTCANKLRFEVTVSIGIKHVSQALGSVEQLINDADQALYLSKKNGRNCISWTE from the coding sequence TTGCCGTACGTAAAATCCATCTACATACCAATCACAATATTTTTTGCATTCATAGTCACCGACCTCATACACTTCGGCGCTGAATGCATCATGCCAGCTCTTCTTAGAGCAATAATCGTTATTGCCATGTGGTTTAGCGCATCCTACTGCATTAAATACCGCCCCAGTTCGTTGCAAAGGTTAGAAGCCGCATTTTTAATCATCAGTGCTCTATTTTTAGTTTACGTAGGCCGTTTCGCTATCGAATTAGGGGATTTTGATTATCAAGGTGGCATCATTCTCGTCATGATCTATGTGGGTACGTTTTCAAGAATGTCGGCGCGTTACAGTATAACGGCACTTACCTTTATATTTTTGAGCTATATTATTGGCCTATCACCGTCCTTGTATGCCGCTGAACCTAATCATGAAATTGAAACTATTTCAGTATATATATCCGCTTATATCTTGATTGCAGCTGCTTGTTTGAGACGAGATTTTGAAGTGCATAAACGCTTTACTCAATCAGAACAACTGCGTAAACAAGCGATACAACTGCGCAAACAGTCTAACGAATATGAAGCTCTTTCATATAAAGATGCGCTAACAGGTTGTTACAACCGATTATATTTGCATCAAGTTATCGAACCTAATATCGACCGACAACTTTCAATGACCACAATCATGATCGATGTCGACCACTTCAAATCAATCAATGACACTTACGGCCACCAAACTGGTGATTTTGTCATAAAAGATCTAGCTGAAGCGATTCAAGGTACGTTACCAAAACACAGTACTTGCTTTCGTTACGGCGGCGAAGAGTTTTTGATTATCATACAAGGTGAGAACAAAGCAAATATTCTAACCCTTGGAGAACATCTCTTAACTTGCGCCAATAAACTCAGATTTGAAGTAACCGTTTCAATCGGAATTAAACACGTTTCTCAGGCACTAGGCTCTGTAGAGCAATTGATTAACGATGCAGACCAAGCTCTTTATTTGTCAAAGAAAAATGGACGAAACTGCATTTCATGGACGGAATAA
- a CDS encoding GNAT family N-acetyltransferase, with the protein MEIKVAEYKDYERIAQLHADSWKLYYRGILADDYLENDVLEDRSVIWQTRLINPPFNQHVLLLEEGGLLVGFVCAFGNHNFERGTFIDALHVDNNYRGRGIGKRLLSELTKWLQQYYADSGLYLEVMSENHQAIGFYQAIGGKVELEKVWNAPCGSQITEKVISWSSPQELEKNTMSTVFS; encoded by the coding sequence ATGGAAATTAAGGTAGCTGAATATAAAGATTATGAGCGGATTGCCCAATTACACGCGGATAGCTGGAAGCTATATTACCGTGGCATTCTTGCTGATGATTACCTAGAAAATGATGTTTTGGAGGACAGATCTGTTATTTGGCAGACTCGTTTGATTAATCCTCCTTTCAACCAACATGTTTTATTGCTTGAAGAAGGTGGTTTACTGGTTGGTTTTGTCTGCGCGTTTGGTAATCACAATTTTGAACGTGGTACGTTCATTGATGCATTACATGTAGACAACAATTACCGCGGAAGAGGTATCGGCAAACGTTTACTATCTGAACTGACTAAATGGTTACAGCAATATTATGCGGATTCGGGGCTTTATCTAGAGGTGATGTCTGAGAATCACCAAGCCATTGGTTTTTATCAAGCTATTGGTGGGAAAGTAGAGCTAGAAAAGGTTTGGAATGCGCCATGTGGAAGTCAAATTACCGAGAAAGTGATCTCTTGGAGTTCTCCACAAGAGCTAGAGAAAAATACGATGAGTACGGTATTCTCCTAA
- a CDS encoding acyl-CoA desaturase translates to MNSADKPSTKKPPLIWLNIFVFSSSMLLAVVAAPVYGYFFGYGMEHWIWLAICFTFCNLSITTGYHRLWSHKAFEAHSSLRFLFALGGAFALQNSALHWSSDHRVHHKHVDNNDKDPYSAKRGFWYSHIGWMIRNYNTAMYTDYENCRDLKKDKIVMWQHKHYVLLALLMNIGVPIALGVIYGDVIGMLLIVGAVRLVLNHHTTFFINSLAHIWGSQPFTDKNTARDNGVLAVLTFGEGYHNFHHIFENDYRNGIYWWQYDPTKWLIKSASLMGLASKLKKTPQARIEKAEATMLLKRTQQKIMHRADKQQIADKLQAEFDALVSNMNEYYEVKKQLLESKREDVVKKYEHSVLKVRYQQIKMNFEQQKRNWAMTVEQYA, encoded by the coding sequence ATGAATAGTGCCGACAAACCATCAACCAAAAAGCCACCGTTAATCTGGCTAAATATTTTTGTATTCTCTTCTAGTATGCTGCTTGCTGTTGTCGCGGCTCCCGTTTATGGCTACTTTTTTGGCTATGGTATGGAACACTGGATATGGCTAGCGATCTGTTTTACTTTTTGTAATCTATCCATCACAACAGGCTACCACCGCTTATGGTCACATAAAGCGTTTGAAGCGCATTCAAGCCTAAGATTCTTGTTTGCTTTGGGTGGTGCTTTTGCTCTGCAAAACAGCGCGCTGCACTGGTCTTCTGACCACCGTGTGCACCATAAGCATGTCGACAACAACGACAAAGACCCATACTCAGCCAAACGTGGCTTCTGGTACTCACACATCGGCTGGATGATCCGTAACTACAACACTGCAATGTATACAGATTACGAAAACTGTCGTGACCTGAAAAAAGACAAAATCGTGATGTGGCAGCACAAGCACTACGTTCTGCTAGCGTTACTGATGAACATTGGTGTTCCTATCGCATTAGGTGTTATTTATGGCGATGTGATTGGTATGTTGCTAATCGTGGGTGCGGTTCGTTTGGTACTTAACCACCACACTACATTCTTCATTAATTCTCTTGCTCACATTTGGGGTAGCCAACCTTTTACTGACAAAAATACTGCCCGTGATAACGGTGTGTTGGCAGTACTCACTTTTGGCGAAGGCTACCATAACTTCCACCACATCTTTGAGAACGACTACCGCAACGGTATTTACTGGTGGCAATACGATCCAACCAAATGGTTGATTAAGAGTGCTTCATTGATGGGCTTAGCAAGTAAGCTTAAGAAAACGCCTCAAGCTCGCATCGAAAAAGCAGAAGCGACAATGCTACTTAAACGCACACAGCAGAAAATCATGCACCGTGCCGACAAACAACAAATCGCGGATAAGCTTCAGGCAGAGTTCGATGCACTCGTATCAAATATGAACGAATACTACGAAGTTAAAAAGCAGCTACTTGAAAGTAAACGCGAAGACGTTGTGAAGAAATACGAGCATTCTGTACTTAAGGTTCGTTACCAACAAATCAAAATGAATTTCGAACAGCAAAAGAGAAATTGGGCGATGACAGTGGAACAATATGCTTAA
- a CDS encoding endonuclease/exonuclease/phosphatase family protein → MKMLKSSLTLAISTSLLFGCGDETTNNYYPQEPTVPSSTEAKIAVFNLSFDRYTYENLVAEMKLTKLEQDALVEGWENDTLSEEAKATALKVIQIRNVAAIIQTERPEVIMMAEFNNDGTAENNDALIGFRLNYLSVSQNSNSFDQDGTQLDPIVFQYFANFATNTGLLNEFGFDLDNDGNPGQLPGDAWGFGTYHGQYAFALMSMYEIDHDNIRTFQKFKWSDMPSATMPTITNCNDSWNPIPDGMECGDDWYTAEEWAEVRLSSKNHVDAPILIPQDDGTSETIHLLMSHPTPPIFDTGKNKVQNADEVNFWVDYIEGQSYMYDDKGVTGGLSTDAKFVVMGDLNADPLKGDGDLTAINALMDHDKVNRLATFGPLAPASLGGPECLALGECKEANWDTPYPGQVTSTSGLRLDHVVPSENLTISDSGIYWPATFEDGRLLMNDERVGNYGNGKDISSDHRMVWIKAEINN, encoded by the coding sequence ATGAAAATGTTAAAATCATCCCTAACCCTAGCGATTTCTACTTCCCTTTTATTTGGTTGCGGTGACGAAACAACTAATAACTACTACCCTCAAGAACCAACCGTACCATCTTCTACAGAAGCTAAAATCGCCGTATTCAACCTGTCTTTTGACCGTTATACCTACGAAAATCTTGTAGCTGAAATGAAACTGACTAAGCTAGAGCAAGACGCATTGGTTGAAGGCTGGGAAAATGATACTTTGTCTGAAGAAGCCAAAGCCACCGCTCTTAAAGTAATCCAGATTCGTAACGTAGCTGCAATCATCCAGACTGAACGCCCAGAAGTAATCATGATGGCGGAGTTTAACAACGATGGTACCGCTGAAAATAACGATGCTCTTATCGGTTTCCGCTTGAACTACCTATCTGTATCTCAAAATTCAAATAGCTTTGATCAAGACGGCACTCAGTTAGATCCAATCGTATTCCAGTACTTTGCCAACTTCGCGACCAACACTGGCCTTTTAAACGAATTTGGTTTTGACCTAGATAATGACGGTAATCCGGGGCAACTACCAGGCGATGCATGGGGCTTTGGTACCTACCACGGACAATATGCGTTCGCTCTAATGTCTATGTATGAAATTGATCACGACAACATTCGTACTTTCCAAAAGTTCAAATGGAGCGATATGCCTTCGGCTACCATGCCAACTATCACCAACTGTAACGATTCTTGGAACCCTATCCCAGATGGCATGGAGTGTGGTGACGACTGGTATACTGCTGAAGAGTGGGCAGAAGTTCGCCTTTCTTCTAAAAACCACGTTGACGCACCGATCCTAATCCCTCAAGACGATGGTACCTCAGAGACGATTCACCTACTTATGTCTCACCCAACGCCACCTATTTTCGACACGGGTAAGAACAAGGTTCAAAATGCAGATGAAGTTAATTTCTGGGTCGATTACATCGAAGGTCAAAGCTACATGTACGACGATAAAGGCGTGACTGGCGGATTAAGTACAGACGCTAAATTCGTTGTTATGGGCGACCTTAACGCTGACCCTCTTAAAGGTGATGGTGATTTGACAGCAATCAATGCACTGATGGACCACGACAAAGTTAACCGGTTAGCGACGTTCGGTCCATTAGCACCTGCCAGCCTTGGTGGCCCAGAATGTCTAGCTCTTGGCGAATGTAAAGAAGCAAACTGGGATACTCCATACCCTGGTCAAGTGACCAGCACGAGCGGACTACGCCTTGATCATGTTGTACCATCAGAAAACCTAACGATTTCAGACTCTGGTATTTACTGGCCAGCAACGTTCGAAGACGGCCGTCTATTAATGAATGACGAACGTGTAGGTAATTACGGAAACGGTAAGGACATATCTTCTGACCACCGTATGGTTTGGATTAAAGCAGAAATCAACAACTAA
- a CDS encoding putative quinol monooxygenase, protein MGKLTIIATIVSKEDKIELVKSEMIKLIDKTRVEDGCINYDLHQDNSNPAHFVFHENWESEAHLEKHLASQHIAEYMAATEDCIETFVLNKMTHIA, encoded by the coding sequence ATGGGCAAGCTAACTATTATTGCAACAATCGTCTCTAAAGAAGATAAGATTGAGTTAGTTAAATCAGAGATGATTAAATTGATCGACAAAACCCGTGTTGAAGATGGCTGTATCAACTACGATCTGCACCAAGATAACAGTAACCCTGCTCACTTCGTTTTTCATGAGAACTGGGAGTCTGAAGCTCATCTAGAGAAACACTTAGCGAGCCAACACATCGCCGAGTACATGGCTGCGACTGAAGATTGTATCGAAACCTTTGTGCTTAATAAAATGACGCACATTGCCTAA
- the manA gene encoding mannose-6-phosphate isomerase, class I: protein MSLFKLDNVIQNYAWGSKDSINQLFGIVNPKQEPQAEIWMGAHPNGCSKVGDTGEPLSHMIDENRIDVLGGYTAARFGELPFLFKVLAAETPLSIQVHPNKRKSELGFERENALSIPLNASNRNYKDPNHKPELVYALTFYKAMNGFRPIDDIIALFEEVEIPSLAIELNVLKANADSDSLKSFFSAIMSLEGDRKESALNELYAAHARPAKTVMGREALQYSKEFKQHYPGDIGLFAPLMLNTVELAPGEAMFLFAETPHAYVQGTGLEIMANSDNVLRAGLTPKYIDVPELIDNTIFEPIKPEDIRLKPVLKEGKMSYPIPVDDFGFDILSATDESKSQYLRSAEILFCVEGEATVTSEERTVSLKPGESVFVSSNSSVYQYQGNGILARAFN from the coding sequence ATGTCTCTATTCAAACTCGACAACGTTATCCAAAACTACGCATGGGGCAGCAAAGACTCCATAAACCAATTGTTTGGTATTGTTAACCCAAAACAAGAGCCTCAAGCTGAAATTTGGATGGGTGCTCACCCTAATGGTTGCTCAAAAGTAGGCGATACAGGTGAGCCGCTTTCTCACATGATTGATGAAAATAGAATCGATGTTTTAGGTGGGTACACGGCGGCACGTTTCGGTGAACTACCTTTTTTATTTAAGGTGTTGGCCGCTGAAACACCGTTGTCGATTCAGGTTCACCCAAATAAACGTAAATCTGAGTTAGGTTTTGAGCGAGAGAATGCACTTAGTATCCCTTTGAATGCGTCTAATCGTAATTACAAAGATCCAAACCATAAGCCTGAACTTGTTTATGCGTTGACCTTCTACAAAGCGATGAATGGCTTTCGTCCAATCGACGATATTATTGCGTTGTTCGAAGAAGTGGAGATTCCTTCGTTAGCGATTGAGCTTAATGTACTTAAAGCCAATGCCGACAGTGATTCTCTGAAGTCTTTTTTTAGCGCAATTATGTCGCTTGAGGGTGACCGCAAAGAGTCTGCGCTTAATGAGCTTTATGCTGCGCATGCGCGACCAGCTAAAACGGTCATGGGGCGTGAAGCTCTACAATACAGCAAAGAGTTCAAACAACATTACCCGGGTGATATTGGTTTGTTTGCACCATTGATGCTTAATACGGTTGAACTGGCACCGGGTGAAGCGATGTTCCTATTCGCAGAAACCCCACACGCTTATGTTCAAGGTACAGGCTTGGAGATCATGGCAAATTCAGACAACGTGTTGCGTGCAGGTCTCACACCCAAATACATAGATGTTCCTGAGCTTATCGACAACACGATCTTTGAGCCGATTAAGCCAGAAGATATTCGCCTTAAGCCTGTATTGAAAGAGGGCAAGATGAGCTATCCGATTCCAGTGGATGATTTTGGTTTTGATATCTTATCTGCGACTGATGAGAGCAAGTCTCAGTATCTACGTAGCGCAGAGATCTTGTTCTGTGTGGAAGGAGAGGCGACCGTCACTTCTGAAGAACGTACAGTATCACTTAAGCCCGGAGAATCGGTCTTTGTAAGTAGTAATTCAAGTGTTTACCAATATCAAGGGAATGGCATTTTGGCTCGTGCTTTTAACTAG
- a CDS encoding glycerate kinase, with amino-acid sequence MKIVIAPDSFKESLDAHQVASCIERGFTDVFPDAEFVIMPLADGGEGTVDVLLEALNGKKQRLQTMDPIGRECTAYWASLEQTFDGIKVKTALLEFAQASGLDRLTVGKRAPLTASSFGTGLLIKDALDQGAEQIIIGLGGSATNDAGAGILQALGGKLLDKQGNELSGGGAELSQLASIDLDGLHPRCKEVTFVVACDVSNPLCGESGASAVFGPQKGASQIQVQQLDVAIGHFADIAQAHTGVNHRDSKGFGAAGGTPLGLSLAFNIQIKAGIEMVLDALDTDKVLEGASLVVTGEGQMDNQTLQGKTPFGIAQRALKQNIPTIGIAGSLGKDVEKLYDSMSSLFGTVRSPQSLDQVLSEASQNLTRSARNIAATLKLGGQIFNEK; translated from the coding sequence ATGAAAATTGTAATTGCCCCCGATTCATTTAAAGAATCACTCGACGCTCATCAAGTTGCGTCTTGCATTGAGCGTGGATTTACGGACGTTTTCCCTGACGCAGAGTTTGTGATAATGCCACTCGCTGATGGTGGTGAAGGCACGGTAGACGTGTTGCTAGAGGCGCTCAATGGTAAGAAACAACGATTGCAAACGATGGACCCAATCGGACGTGAATGCACAGCTTACTGGGCATCGTTAGAGCAGACTTTTGATGGAATTAAGGTGAAAACTGCCTTGTTGGAATTTGCTCAAGCGTCGGGCTTAGACCGATTAACGGTAGGAAAAAGAGCACCTTTAACCGCGTCTTCGTTTGGTACAGGGCTATTGATTAAAGATGCGTTAGATCAAGGCGCTGAACAAATCATTATCGGCTTGGGCGGTAGCGCAACCAACGATGCTGGTGCTGGCATTTTACAAGCGTTGGGAGGCAAGTTATTAGACAAGCAAGGCAACGAGTTATCTGGTGGCGGCGCCGAATTAAGTCAGCTAGCAAGCATCGATCTTGATGGGCTGCACCCGAGATGCAAAGAAGTGACGTTCGTGGTCGCTTGCGATGTGAGTAATCCACTGTGTGGCGAAAGCGGAGCAAGTGCCGTGTTTGGTCCTCAGAAAGGGGCGTCACAAATTCAAGTTCAACAACTTGATGTTGCCATTGGGCACTTTGCCGATATCGCTCAAGCCCATACAGGCGTTAATCATCGCGACAGCAAGGGTTTTGGTGCGGCAGGTGGCACACCCCTAGGGTTAAGCCTGGCATTCAATATCCAAATTAAAGCGGGTATTGAGATGGTACTCGACGCTTTAGATACGGATAAGGTGCTTGAAGGCGCTTCACTGGTCGTGACCGGAGAAGGACAGATGGATAACCAAACTCTGCAAGGAAAAACACCTTTTGGTATCGCACAGCGAGCTCTTAAGCAGAACATTCCAACCATTGGTATTGCTGGCTCTTTGGGCAAAGACGTTGAAAAGCTTTATGACTCAATGTCTAGCTTATTTGGAACCGTACGTTCACCGCAGTCCTTAGACCAAGTTTTATCAGAAGCGAGCCAAAATCTGACTCGTAGTGCCCGTAATATCGCTGCCACGCTCAAGCTTGGCGGCCAGATTTTTAATGAGAAGTAA